The region AGGACTTCCGCCGCGAACGGCTGCGGAAGGCGATCGGCGTCGCGCGCGAAAACCCGCCGCTGCTGGTGGCCGGCGACCTGAACCAGCAACTGGTGTCCCTGGCCGGCCTGGCTCCGGCCGACGCGGCACTGGTGGTGTTCCACAGCGCCGTCATGGGCTACCTCAGTGCGGACGGCCGCTCACGGTTCCGCGCTACGGTGCAGGACCTGGCGGCCGGCCGCGGGTGCCACTGGCTGTCCAACGAGGGCGAAACGGTGATTGCCCAGGAGGACGGGTCCAGCGTGGTTCCGGAGATGGCGCCAGGCAGGCTCCGGGGAAACTTCCTGCTGCTCCACAACGGCCGGCCGGTGGCCATTACGGGTCCTCACGGGCAGAGCCTGGAGTGGCTCTAGCCGTGGGTTGGGGCTGCAGGGCTGCAGCCTGTGGCCGGAATCACCTGTTTTAGGACCGCCCACTTACTTCTGGATGCACTGGCCTGACGACACGGCGTTGCTGAGGCTCGGCGCCCTCTCCGCGACGGGCCGGAGGTCGATCATGGGGATGGCAAAGCCCAGCGCCGTGTTTGACGTGGCCTTCGCGAAGATCACTCCCGCCACCTGACCTCCGGTGGTCAGCAGCGGCCCGCCCGAGTTCCCGGGCTGGACGTCGCCGGCCAGCTTGTAGACCTCGTCCGGGACGGGGTTGTTCCCGTAGATGTCCGGCACCAGCACGGTGGAGATGCCCTGCACCGTGGCGGGCTTGGACTGGTAGGGACCGCCATGGGGATAGCCGGCAAACGCGGCGCTGGTGCCGGCCGGCAGGTCCGGGCTCAGGGCCAGCGCTGCGGCGGGCAGGCCGTCGACGGCGAGGACGGCGAGATCTGTCTCTTATACACATCTAGATGTGTATAAGAGACAGAAGTAGACCACCCGGCCGGGCATCGCCCCGCCGCCTGGAATCTCGACGACGGGCTGCGACACGCCCGCCACGACATGCGCATTTGTGACAACCCTGCCGGGCGACACGACGAAGCCTGTTCCGGTCTGGTTCTGCCCGCACTGGAACGCCGTGCCCGCGATCTTCAGGACCGAACCGGCGGCCCTGTTCAGGGCGGGGGTGTCGGTGTTGGCATCGGGAACAGGGACCTGCTGTTCCTGCCCGATGCCCTCGATCAGCCTGGGGATCCCGTCACCGATCACCGCCGACCGAAGCTGGGCCATGGCGGTCTTCACCGGGTAGGGCGTCAGCCCGTCGATGAAGCGGATGACCTTTGATTCGGCAAGCTGCTGGGAGACAAAGGGCACGCCGAGGGAGCTGATACTGAAAGCCAGCATGGACATGACCAGCGCTGCCACGACCAGATTCACGGCGCCGCCAACCGTCCTGTCCACGGCGCGGAGCGGTTTCAGCCGCACGGCGCTGCGGATGCTGCGGCCGATCATGGTGCCCAGCGCGTTGCCGAGGACCACCAGCACGACGGCGGTGCCGATGATGGCGGTCAGCCTCCAGCTGCTGTCTTCCACGAAGTTGCTCACGATCGGCACCGACAGGAATGCCGCGATGGCGCCGGCGGCAAATCCCGCAAGGCCACCGACGGTGACCAGGAACCCGTTGCGCAGGCCGTAAATCAGGTAGGACAGGAGCGTCAGGATCAACGCAAGGTCCAGAACGGTCAGGCCAAACACGCGGTCTCCTCACAGGCAGCTTCGCCCCGATTCTACTGGCGGAGTCTGACAATTTGCCGTGGACCGCAAGGGGCCCGCCGCGGCTGCCTAGCGCCTTTTAGGGCGTTTCAGCTGCCAAGTACGTCACAGATCGTTCAAAATTCTGAAACAATGGCACAAGCGCCCCCAGACGACACTTTTAATCAGGAGAATTCATGGACATCGAGGTATTGCGCCGCGCACCCCTTTTCGCCACGCTGGACGACGAAGCTTTCCGTCTGCTGACGGACGAGCTGACCGAAGTTGACCTGTCGCGTGGGGCATCCGTTTTCCGCGAGGGTGACCAGGGTGACCAGCTGTACTTCATTGTCTCCGGCAAGGTGAAGCTCGGCCGCACGTCCCCCGACGGCCGCGAATCCCTGCTGGCCATCCTTGGCCCGGGCGAGCTCTTCGGCGAGATGGCACTGTTCGATCCCAGCCCGCGCACCGCCACGGCCACGGCCGTCTCGGAAACGCGTCTGGCCGGGCTCAAGAACGAGAGCCTGAACTCCCTGCTCCGCACCCGCCCGGAGGTCTCTGCGCAGCTGCTGCAGGCGCTGGCACGCCGCCTGCGCCGCACCAACGACTCCCTCTCCGACCTCGTCTTCTCCGACGTCCCCGGCCGCGTGGCCAAGGCCCTCCTGGACCTGGCCGACCGCTTCGGCCGCCCCGCGACCGACGGCGTCCTGGTGGCCCACGAGCTCACCCAGGAAGAGCTCGCCCAGCTGGTGGGAGCCTCCCGCGAAACGGTCAACAAGGCCCTGGCCGAGTTCGTCCAGCGCGGCTGGCTGCGCCTTGAGGCCCGCGCCGTGGTCATCCTGGACATGCAGCGCCTCCGCCAGCGCTCCCGCTAAGCGTGAAATGACGCGCAAAGGTCCCTAGGACACAGAAAATGCCTGGCGACACCGGAATTCCGGTGTCGCCAGGCATTTCTCGTGTCGCCAGGTGATTTCGGCAGCCCTAGCGCTCCCGCTGGGGCTCTCCGGCTACGGTCTTTGCGGCCTCGACCTCGAGCATGAGGGTGCCGTTTTCTTCGACCAGCTTGGGCTGGTAGACGTGCGGGGTGCGCTTGTAGCTGAGGTAGGCGATGCATCCGTTGGCCGCCGCCATTTTCTCGAGCATGATCTCGGAACCGGGCACCAGCAGCTGGCCGAGTTTGAGGCCCACGGTGTTTTCCTGGCCCACCTCATCGCCCAGGGCGGTGGTGTCGCGTTCGCTGACCACCTTGGTGACGCACACCCACCGGCCCCAGACGCCTTTGCTCGCGAGCAGGCTGGGCTGCTGGTTCATGGGGACAGTCGCTGCGAAGTACCGCGTGTTGAAGCGGCGGTGCGCGAAGTCCGGGCTGAGCCAGTTCACGAGGGACTTGAGCAGGTCGGTCCGGACGGACAGCCCGCGTTTGGCCAGCACGTCGGTGAACGACTTCTCCTGGGAAGCGACGGCCTCGCGCGCCTTCATCCACTCGGACGTGGACGTGGCCTCCACGGTGGAGGACAGGTCCGGTCCGGCCAGGAGCACGCCGGTCTCCTCGAACAGTTCGCGGATGGCGCCCACCACGTGGCGGCGCGCCAGCCCGACGTCGTCCGTCCCCATCTGCTCGGCCCAATGCTGCGGTGAGGGGCCCAGCCAGCCGACGGGGTCGTCGTCGGACGCATCCAGGGAGCCGCCCGGAAAGGCGAGGACGCCCAGTGGCGAAGACCCCGGCCGGTACCCCAGCCAGGTCTCCAGGCCGGTGGGCGAATCTCGGAGGAGTACCACCGAGGAGGCCAGCCGGGCGGCGCGCGGCGTGCGTTCGCCGTGTTCTACCCAGCTTTGTGCTGCCCCTTCGAGTTCGGGAGGTAGTACAAACAGGCGACGTGCTAGCTGGGGCAAAGGAAGCGACCGGTCCTTAGCTGAATTCGGCGATCAGTTCGACTTCTACGGGAGAGTCGAGCGGCAGGACTGAAACACCGACGGCGGAGCGGGCGTGCTGGCCCGCGTCACCCAAGACCCGGCCAAGGAGCTCCGACGCGCCATTGATGACGCCCGGCTGGCCGGTGAAGGACGGGTCCGAGGACACGAAACCCACGACCTTAACGATCCGGGTGATGCGGTCGAGGTCGCCGATGACGCTCTTGACGGCGGCCAGGGCGTTGACGGCACAGACGGCGGCATAGGCCTTGGCGTCCTCGGGCGACACGGTGGGCTCGTCGGAGGTTCCTTCCGTTCCGGCGGACACCTTGCCCGTGGCTTCGAGCTTGCCGTCAATGAACGGCAGCTGTCCGGACGTGTAGACGTGGTTGCCGCTGATGACGGCCGGCACGTAGGCAGCCACGGGGGCTGCCACTTCCGGGAGGGTCAGCCCGAGCTCGGCAAGGCGCTGTTCGACGGCGGACGACGGCGCCGCCGCAGCGCCGGAAGCGGTTTCCTGGGGCGTGGTCATGCTACTGCTTCTCCCTCTTGAGGTAGGCAACCAGACCGTTGCCGTCGGGGCCGGGGACTACCTGGACGAGCTCCCAGCCGTCCTCTCCCCACTGGTCCAGAATCTGCTTCGTGGCGTGGATGATGAGCGGAATCGTTGCGTACTCCCATTTGGTCATGAACTAAAGCCTAGTACTTGCCGGTAAACTGGAGAACATGGCGACTCGTAGGAACCCTTTATTCGACACGGCCACCACCCTCGGAAAGATTTTAGGTTTCCTTGGCGTGAGCGCTATTTGCGGTGTGTTGGTGGCCGGCCTTTTGGTTCCGGCCGCCGCTGTTTCAGGCAGCACAGCCAGTGGCTCGATCGAATTCTTCGACACTCTCCCGGCGGAGCTGCAGGTGGACCCGCCCAGCCAGTCGACCAAGATTTTGGCAGCGGACGGGAGCGTCATCGCCAACCTCTATGCGGAGAACCGCACCCGCGTGCCGCTGGACCAGATCTCCCCGTACATGAAGGACGCGGTGATCGCCATTGAGGACAACCGCTTCTACGAGCACGGCGGCGTCGACACCACAGGCATCCTCCGGGCACTCGTGGCCACGGCCCGGGGCAACAAGCAGGGTGCGTCCACCATCACCCAGCAGTACGTCAACAACGTCCTCAACGCCTCGCTGGAATCCGAAGGCCGCACCGCGGACGTCAAGCTCAACGGCGTCAACAAGGGCGTGGGCGACAAACTGCGCGAAATGAAGCTCGCCATCGCCCTGGAGAAGAAGTTCACCAAGGAACAGATCCTCGAGGGCTACCTCAACATCGTGTTCTTCAACCGGGACGCCTACGGCATTGAGGCCGCTTCGAAGTTCTTCTTCAGCACCTCCGCCAAGGACCTCACACTCCCCCAGGCCGCTCTTCTTGCCGGCCTGGTCAACAGCCCTTCGGCCTTCGATCCCATCACGCACCCGGAGAACGCCAAGGTCCGCAGGGACCTGGTGCTGAACGCAATGCTGGCCCAGGGCAAGATCACCAAGGCCCAGCACACAGCTGCTGTTGCCACCCCGGTCAAGCCCAAGGTCACGCCGGCACGCCAGGGCTGCGCTTATTCACCAACTGCGCCGTACTTCTGCGACTACGTGCTGCACCTCCTGCTCAACAACCCGGCCTACGGCGCGGACGCCACCGAGCGTGAAAAGAAGATCTTCCGCGGCGGCCTGACCATCAAGACCACCCTGAATCCCAAGGCACAGAAGGCCGCCCAGGACCAGGTGAACGCGTCCGCGGGGGCCAACCCGGACAAGTGGGGCGCGGCGCTCGTTTCGGTCGAACCCAAGACCGGCAAGATCACGAATATGGCCCAGAACACCTCGTGGTTCCCGGGGAAGGGAAAGTTCGACTCCCAGATCAACTTCAGCGTGGATCAATATGACGATCAGGGCAATGACCTGAACGGCCTCGGAGGCGCCCAGCCGGGATCCACCATGAAGCCGTTCACCTTTGCCGAATGGCTCGACGAGGGCAAGTCGATGAACACCATCGTCAATGCGAGCCAGCGCCGGTACCCGCAGGACTTCCCGTGGAGGAACACATGTTCCACGCCCACCGTCGGCTGGTATGACAGCAGCAACGGAACCGATGACCTCCAGAACGCCGAAGAGGGCTACTACCGGAACATGACCGTGCTGGACGGCCTGAAGAACTCCATCAACACGGCGACCTTTGCTTCAGCTTCCCAGGTTGACCTGTGCGGCATCCAGAAGGTCGTGGACGCGGTTGGACTGCACGGCGGGCTGCCGGTCCGCGACAAGGAAACGAACGCCATCGTTGATGCGAATCCGAAGGTCACCATGACCACGCTGGGTAACCTGCTTGGTTCGACGCAGACGGCTCCGCTGACCATGGCCAGCGCCTTCGCCACGTTCGCGAATGACGGCAAATACTGCGCCCCGATCGCCATCACGTCCGTGACCGACCAGACGGGGGCACAGCTCCCCGCCCAGTCGAGCGCCTGCCGGGATGCCGTCAAGCCCGAGGTGGCCCGCGGCGTGAACTACGCGCTCCAGCAGGTCCTCAACGAGGGCTCCGGTTCGCTCATCGAGCCCCGGATTTCCACCCGGACCACGTTCCCGATCGCTGCCAAGACCGGTACGTCCAACAACAACGGCTCCACGTGGGTCGTCGGCCACACCTCCGGGCTTGCCACCGCCGCCTGGTTCGGTGATGCGCTGGGCGCCCAGGACCGGGCCGGCCAGAACGTCACCGTGAACGGCAAGTTCTACACCGGCATTGACGGCTACATGATCGCCGGTCCCATGTTCTCCCAGTTCATGTCCCAAATCGCTCCCACCTACGGCACCGATCCGTTCCCGGAACCGCCGTCCAACCTGCTCTATGGGACCCCGGAGTTCCAGCCTTCGGTCCCCGTACCGAACAACCCCCAGCCCCCGCAGACCGGCAACACGGGCGGCAGCACCGGTAACGGAAACGGCAACGGAAACGGCAACGGCAACGGCAACAAGGGGAATGGCTGACGGTGATCGACACATCGCAGCTGGCGAGCCGCGTCCGTAGCATCGGGCGTGGCTTTGCCGTAACCGCCGGAGCGGGAGCGGTGGCAGCCCTCGCGGCCACGAGTTACGGGTTGTGGGAGAAGAACCAGTTTGTGCTGCGGGAAGAAACCCTTCCCATCCTGCCTGCGGGACGGGACCCGTTCCGGATCCTGCACCTGAGCGACATCCACTTTGTTCCGGGCCAGAAGGCGAAAGCGGAATGGCTGCGTTCGCTGGCCGGGCTGAGGCCCGACCTCGTGGTGAACACCGGCGACAACCTCAGCCACCCCAAGGCGGTGGATCCGCTGCTGACGGCGCTGGCACCGC is a window of Arthrobacter sp. KBS0703 DNA encoding:
- a CDS encoding Crp/Fnr family transcriptional regulator, coding for MDIEVLRRAPLFATLDDEAFRLLTDELTEVDLSRGASVFREGDQGDQLYFIVSGKVKLGRTSPDGRESLLAILGPGELFGEMALFDPSPRTATATAVSETRLAGLKNESLNSLLRTRPEVSAQLLQALARRLRRTNDSLSDLVFSDVPGRVAKALLDLADRFGRPATDGVLVAHELTQEELAQLVGASRETVNKALAEFVQRGWLRLEARAVVILDMQRLRQRSR
- a CDS encoding NUDIX hydrolase, with the translated sequence MPQLARRLFVLPPELEGAAQSWVEHGERTPRAARLASSVVLLRDSPTGLETWLGYRPGSSPLGVLAFPGGSLDASDDDPVGWLGPSPQHWAEQMGTDDVGLARRHVVGAIRELFEETGVLLAGPDLSSTVEATSTSEWMKAREAVASQEKSFTDVLAKRGLSVRTDLLKSLVNWLSPDFAHRRFNTRYFAATVPMNQQPSLLASKGVWGRWVCVTKVVSERDTTALGDEVGQENTVGLKLGQLLVPGSEIMLEKMAAANGCIAYLSYKRTPHVYQPKLVEENGTLMLEVEAAKTVAGEPQRER
- a CDS encoding RidA family protein; translated protein: MTTPQETASGAAAAPSSAVEQRLAELGLTLPEVAAPVAAYVPAVISGNHVYTSGQLPFIDGKLEATGKVSAGTEGTSDEPTVSPEDAKAYAAVCAVNALAAVKSVIGDLDRITRIVKVVGFVSSDPSFTGQPGVINGASELLGRVLGDAGQHARSAVGVSVLPLDSPVEVELIAEFS
- a CDS encoding DUF4177 domain-containing protein, with amino-acid sequence MTKWEYATIPLIIHATKQILDQWGEDGWELVQVVPGPDGNGLVAYLKREKQ
- a CDS encoding transglycosylase domain-containing protein; its protein translation is MATRRNPLFDTATTLGKILGFLGVSAICGVLVAGLLVPAAAVSGSTASGSIEFFDTLPAELQVDPPSQSTKILAADGSVIANLYAENRTRVPLDQISPYMKDAVIAIEDNRFYEHGGVDTTGILRALVATARGNKQGASTITQQYVNNVLNASLESEGRTADVKLNGVNKGVGDKLREMKLAIALEKKFTKEQILEGYLNIVFFNRDAYGIEAASKFFFSTSAKDLTLPQAALLAGLVNSPSAFDPITHPENAKVRRDLVLNAMLAQGKITKAQHTAAVATPVKPKVTPARQGCAYSPTAPYFCDYVLHLLLNNPAYGADATEREKKIFRGGLTIKTTLNPKAQKAAQDQVNASAGANPDKWGAALVSVEPKTGKITNMAQNTSWFPGKGKFDSQINFSVDQYDDQGNDLNGLGGAQPGSTMKPFTFAEWLDEGKSMNTIVNASQRRYPQDFPWRNTCSTPTVGWYDSSNGTDDLQNAEEGYYRNMTVLDGLKNSINTATFASASQVDLCGIQKVVDAVGLHGGLPVRDKETNAIVDANPKVTMTTLGNLLGSTQTAPLTMASAFATFANDGKYCAPIAITSVTDQTGAQLPAQSSACRDAVKPEVARGVNYALQQVLNEGSGSLIEPRISTRTTFPIAAKTGTSNNNGSTWVVGHTSGLATAAWFGDALGAQDRAGQNVTVNGKFYTGIDGYMIAGPMFSQFMSQIAPTYGTDPFPEPPSNLLYGTPEFQPSVPVPNNPQPPQTGNTGGSTGNGNGNGNGNGNGNKGNG